From the Thermoplasmatales archaeon genome, the window CCTCATTTAAACCTATACCTCGGCTTGACTCATATCCAAATCTTAAGGGCAATTAAAACTAGCTGCCGCAGGGATGAAACCTGTAATTCTTAGATATCGTTGAAAGCGAATTGGAAAGGCGCAAGAATGTAGATGCATTCCTATTTGATCCATAAAATAGCGTAGGCAAGGCATCTTTTAGGCGCTTGGGACAAAATGTTCTTCCGTAACAGCTTTTGATTTTACACCAATCACTTTTGTTGGAGAATATTCTTCTCATTGTTTTGCTATCAATTCTATTTGTTTTTGGAAGAGTTTTCATTGCCTGTAATTTTGGTATGAAGGTAAACAATTTTATACCAATATACCATTCGAATCTATATGAAAGTGAAAACGAGTATATCCATAGATAACGAGATTTGGATGGAGCTCAAGAATCTTGCATTACAACGAGGTAAGGACATAAGCTCTATCCTAAAGGATGCCATCGAAAACGAACTGTATTTAGATTTAGATAAATCCTTAATGAAATATTCCAAGTATGGCAAATCTGACCTAGATTTTGATCCGATTAAACTAAAAAGCAAAGTATCCGATTTGGTAAGGAGCATTAGGGATGACCGAGAAAGTCGCATATCTTGACAGTAGCGCAATAGTAAAGAGGTACGTGTATGAAACTGGCTCGGAATTTATTCGTGCACAATACAATGAAGCCTATTTTGGAAACATTATGCTTTCATTTAGTGTTTGGAATATTGGAGAAGTTATTGGAGTATTTGACAGGGCACATAGGCAAAAAAGAATTACAAGTAAACAGTTGGATGAAGTTATGGGCAGATTCTCGAATGAAACTGCGAGGCTTAAGAAGATAAGCAGAATAAGAATAACCACCTTATCCGAAAGCATACTAGAAAGCAGCTGGGATGTTGTCCTAAAACACCATATCTATGTTGCTGATGCCTTACAGATTACAAGTGCTATTGAAGTTGGATGTAATGAGTTTTACACTGGAGATGAAAAGCTTCATAAGTTAGCACTCTCCTCCGGCTTAAATTCTATTTATATTTTAGACAGATCTTGACCTTATCTACTATTTTTAATTTCTTGAATTTTTTCAATGAAGATGTTTTTGAAACATCTTAGTCAAATCACTGGCAGAGTTCAATAATAACTGCTATTTCAGACTATCAAT encodes:
- a CDS encoding type II toxin-antitoxin system VapC family toxin, which produces MTEKVAYLDSSAIVKRYVYETGSEFIRAQYNEAYFGNIMLSFSVWNIGEVIGVFDRAHRQKRITSKQLDEVMGRFSNETARLKKISRIRITTLSESILESSWDVVLKHHIYVADALQITSAIEVGCNEFYTGDEKLHKLALSSGLNSIYILDRS